In Zingiber officinale cultivar Zhangliang chromosome 3B, Zo_v1.1, whole genome shotgun sequence, a single window of DNA contains:
- the LOC122056627 gene encoding uncharacterized protein LOC122056627 — MGSAIMRASGFDTIQFCSSGIGSHEVILVDFEVAGTFGRAILELCSDDEGPSTEAHGLVIIEVLGQRSRNEVLAEIYMIIFFSRLLEPLEKQFLRLGVMTKVQAQRHMDDPAIIEVPGQRSHNEVLAEIYMQFLSLGVMTKVQAQRHMDDPAIIEVLGQRSHNEVLAEIYMTIFFSRLLEPLEKQFLSLGVMTKVQAQRYIDDLAIIEVIGQRSCNEVLAEIYMVAGTFGKAILEVGSDDEGPSTEAHG; from the exons ATGGGTTCAGCAATAATGCGAGCTTCGGGATTTGATACAATTCAG TTTTGTTCCAGTGGAATTGGCAGCCATGAAGTGATTCTTGTAGATTTTGAG GTTGCTGGAACCTTTGGAAGAGCAATTCTTGAGCTTTGTAGTGATGACGAAGGTCCAAGTACAGAGGCACATGGCCTCGTAATTATTGAGGTCCTTGGGCAAAGAAGTCGCAATGAAGTTCTTGCTGAAATTTATATG ATTATCTTCTTTTCAAG GTTGCTGGAACCTTTGGAAAAGCAATTCTTGAGGTTGGGAGTGATGACGAAGGTCCAAGCACAGAGGCACATGGATGACCCTGCAATTATTGAGGTCCCTGGGCAAAGAAGTCACAATGAAGTTCTTGCTGAAATTTATATG CAATTCTTGAGCTTGGGAGTGATGACGAAGGTCCAAGCACAGAGGCACATGGATGACCCTGCAATTATTGAGGTCCTTGGGCAAAGAAGTCACAATGAAGTTCTTGCTGAAATTTATATG ACTATCTTCTTTTCAAG GTTGCTGGAACCATTGGAAAAGCAATTCTTGAGCTTGGGAGTGATGACGAAAGTCCAAGCACAGAGGTACATCGATGACCTTGCAATTATTGAGGTCATTGGGCAAAGAAGTTGCAATGAAGTTCTTGCTGAAATTTATATG GTTGCTGGAACCTTTGGAAAAGCAATTCTTGAGGTTGGGAGTGATGACGAAGGTCCAAGCACAGAGGCAC ATGGATGA